The bacterium DNA segment TCTTAAGAGCTCTGTGTAGCGTCACGTATATCGCATTCGACGACTTCCCGGAAACCGCCATAATTTCTTCAATGGACAGCTCATCAACATAGCGCCACACCAGAATGTCCCGATAGTCGTCTTCCAGAAGGGTGAGCGTCTCTTCGACAAGATGGATCACTTCGCGTTCTTCCGCGTGTTCATGAAGATTTTTTGGCGATTGGAAAGCTCTGTGCTGTTCGGGAAGCGTATCAAGCTGAATGGTTTCAAACTTCCGCTTTCGATAGTGATCGGTGATAAGATTATGTGCGATGCGGAACAAAAACGCCCGTATGTTCACTATAGGTTCATTGACTTTGACCGAAAAATCCCAAGCCTTCAAAAACACCTGTCCCGTAATATCCTCTGCGGTCTCTTTCGACCCGATCCGACTTAAGGCGTGGCGATATAATTGGGGGGCAAAATTATCGTAAACCTTCGAAAACTCCTCTGGCGTTAAGAGTATTTCGGCATTAGAAGGCCATATTTCTCCTTTTAGTGCAAGTTCACGGCTCATACATAAGGACGTAAAGTGCCTTAAAATCTTACCCCCACACCTTTTAAGCCCGGACGATGCTGCTTCGTATACGGCGTTTGAGCTGGCCCCATGCTTTCCCATTGCGCTTCATCTGCTTCTCTCTTCGGGCAGCATCGTCCTGATCACCATATGCTTCGTAATATGCCAAGGTGAATGGTCTGCGAGGTTTTGTGGACGGCACAAGTCCGCGCTGATGTTCTGCAAATCTTTTCCGCAAATCACCAGTGAAACCTAGGTAAAGCTTTTTATCACGTTTACTTTTCAGGATATAGAAATAGTGCATGATTTGCAGAACATAGGCTTGAAAGGTGTGGGGGCTTACCCCCGATCTATTAACGATTCTCAAAATATTCTTGGGGATCAAAAGATGACCACGAAGCGCCCAAGGGCGGTTTTCCTCCAAGTGGCGGCAGTCCCGGCGCACCAACAAGGCCGGGTTTCTCCTGGGTTTTACCTTCAAGCGAAGAAGGCGGAGCTCCCTCCTTTTCTCGAGGAAGGGGCGGATGCGGGTT contains these protein-coding regions:
- a CDS encoding sigma-70 family RNA polymerase sigma factor, coding for MSRELALKGEIWPSNAEILLTPEEFSKVYDNFAPQLYRHALSRIGSKETAEDITGQVFLKAWDFSVKVNEPIVNIRAFLFRIAHNLITDHYRKRKFETIQLDTLPEQHRAFQSPKNLHEHAEEREVIHLVEETLTLLEDDYRDILVWRYVDELSIEEIMAVSGKSSNAIYVTLHRALKKIRVILAQKGI
- a CDS encoding GIY-YIG nuclease family protein — its product is MHYFYILKSKRDKKLYLGFTGDLRKRFAEHQRGLVPSTKPRRPFTLAYYEAYGDQDDAARREKQMKRNGKAWGQLKRRIRSSIVRA